The uncultured Treponema sp. genomic interval AGGATTAAAAATTGTTGTCGATGCAGGAAACGGAGACGCTGGATTTTTTGTAGAAAAAATTTTAATTCCGCTTGGAGCAAACACAGAAGGAAGCGAATTTCTTGAGCCGGACGGAATGTTTCCAAATCACATTCCAAATCCAGAAAACAAGCAGGCAATGCAGGCAATTCAAAAAGCCACAGTCCAGAACAAAGCAGACCTTGGCTTGGTTTTTGACACAGACGTTGACAGAATGAGCGCGGTTTTTCACACAGGAGAAGAAGCCAACCGTGATTCTATAATCGCGCTTTTTTCAGCTATACTTGCGCCGGATTTTCCGGGCAGCACAATTGTAACCGATTCTGTAACAAGCGACCGCCTGACTTTCTTCCTTGAAAAAAAGCTTGGTCTAAAGCATCTTCGTTATATGCGCGGATATAAAAATGTAATCGACAAATGCCGCGAGCTTAACGAAAAAGGAATTGTTTCGCCGCTTGCAATGGAAACTTCCGGGCATGGAGCATTAAAAGACAACTACTATCTTGATGACGGCGCATTTCTTGCAGTAAAACTAATTGCTTCACTTGCAAAGGCTTCAAAGGAAAACAAAAAAATTGAAAGTTTTATTTCAGAACTTCCACCGGCTGGAATTGAAGCGGAATATAGATTTAAAATCAAGGCAGAAGATTTCAAGCAATACGGAAAAAAAGTCCTTGAAGAGTTCAAATCACGCGCAATAAAAAACAATCTCGATCTTCCTGAAAATTTTGAAGGCGTGAGAATTTCGTTCCATGACAAAAATGCAGAAGGCTGGCTTTTGCTGCGTCTTTCACTTCACGACCCTGTAATGCCGCTCAACATTGAAGGAAAAACTCAAAAAGACAAAGACGAAATTGTAAAAATAGCAAAGGAACTTGTTTCAGGCTTTGAATTGCTAGACACAAGCGTTTTGGACAGCTGAAAAAAAACAATGCGGAATTTGAGTGAAAATCATTTTTCGCATTGACATAATTCAGTTTTTTGTTCATAATTTAGTTCCCTGCGATATTTCGTTGGTGAGGATGGTGAACAAAGACATGGCAACAATCAATGTTGATGAGAATGAGAACCTCGAAAAGGCAATCAAACGCTTCAAGAGAATGGTTGAAAAAGAAGGTATTATCCGTGAATACAAAAAGCGCGAATATTATGAAAAGCCTTCTACAATCCTCAATCGCAAAAACAAATCATTGGCTCGTAAGCTTTTGAAAAAAAACCACAAGCCGCATGATTCTAAATCAGCTTACTAATTGTGATTGGAACCCTGGAAATCTCCGGGGTTTTTACATTTTAAAACAAGCAAATAAAATTTCAGTTTTTCAAAAAGAGGAGCTTATGAAAATTCAAGACAACAATGAAAATTACAGGCAGCTTTGCTTTAAATGTATGCGGCCGGTTTCTTCATGCTACTGCAAATACACAGCTCCAATAAACTGCGGAATTAAATTTGTTTTTTTAATGCATCCAAAAGAAGCGAAAAAACAGCGCACTGGAACAGGACGTTTAGCTTCTCTTTGTCTTCCCGAAAGTGAAATTCTTATGGGAATCGATTTTACAAAAAACAAACGCCTTGAAGAACTTTTAAATGACCCACAGTATTATCCTGTTTTGCTCTACCCTTCACCAGACGCCTGGACTTGCAGCAAAGAAGGATTTAAAGAAACAATACAAGGAAAAAAACTGCTTGCAATAATTGTGGACTCAACTTGGTTCTGCTCAAAGAAAATATTGCGGTTCAGCACAAATATAAATTCTCTTCCGAAATTTTCGTTCACTGGAAATTACAAAAGCATTTTCACTTTTAAACACGAGCCACAGGAATATTGCGTTTCGACAATTGAAACTTGCTACTATCTGATAAAAGAATTGCAGTCAACAGGAATTGTGGACAAAGAAATTTCGCCAGAGCCTCTTATGACAGTTTTTAAGCAGATGATAAAATTTCAGCTTCAAAAAGAAAACGACCGCATAGAAGGCAAACTTCCAAATAGCCATGCAAAAGACTGGAAATACACACGCAAAAAAGAAATTCCAAACTTCTAGCAGCCGATTTTTTTTTATTTTTTCATATACGGAATATCTGAGTTCTTATAGCCCGGAGTTGCAGTTTTTGCGACAATCCAGCAGTCTTTTCCGTTTACTATAGGCTGACCTTTTTTATAAGATGAAATAGCTTCCTTTAAATTTTTGCGCGAAAGACTTCTTGTTGCAGAAACATTGTCGCAGCAAACCGCATTTTCAATAGAAGCACCTCCTTGCCATATTCCGCTTTCTGAAACAATAGAAGCAAAATCAGAAATTCCTTTTTTCCATTCTGTGCAATCTGACTTTGCAAAAACAACAGCATCAAGAATTTCAGAATTATTGGAATTTCTTAAGACAACTATATCGCTAGCCGCAAACGGCTTTTTTGTGCATTCGCTCCACAAGTCTCTGGCAGTATCGCAAGAATCTTCATGCGTAGAAATCTTTAAATTGTCGCCAAGCTCATTGTGCATTCCTTCGCCGTCAAGACCTTCTGCAACAATCGTTCTCATGTGCAAGGTAACATAGTCTCCTTCTTTTACTTCAACTGCAGGAAGAACAAATTTTGTCTTATCGCCATTCGCCGCGCTTACAACTTCAAGCCCAGAAAGATTTCCGTCTTTTAAAACATAAAGTTCCACGAACTCGCTGCGATGAACTTTTTCTCCTTTTGAAGTTTTTGTTCCATAGGCATTTCTAAGTTCCGTGATTATAACTTTTGCAGGATTGCTGTTGAAGCCTTTGAACGGCACGCTGAACGTCAAGGAATTTCCAGCTGAATCAAAAGCCATGCCTTCAACTTTGTAATCAATTCCAATTGCAGTTTCATTTTGAAATTCAAGCAAAACTGAATTTTCTTCATATTTACATTCTACATTTCCCAAGCTTGAAATTTCATCTGACCAAAAAAGCTCCGTGTTTTTCAGCTCAACTTCTCTTGAAAAATCTATGCGCGCAGAATTAGAAGACGTGGCGCAAAAATTTGTTATCTTGGGAACAGAAAAATCCCCAGACAAAAGCTCAAGGCTTTCCACAGAAGAACGACACGACATTGGGCAAACAGAAAAAGTAACAGCAAACAAAAGCCCTGCGGAAACAAAAATCATCTGACCTAATTTTTTTACAAACTGATTTAATTTCATAAACACTCCTGATATTTTTTTTAATGCACAAAGCACTCTTGTATTTTTATTACTTGAAAATAAAAAAAATTGCATTGTGATTCCATTTTTGCATAAAATTCATTAAACTTTTTTTATG includes:
- a CDS encoding phosphomannomutase/phosphoglucomutase: MSELNLMKLQNGSDVRGIAIEGVEGEHVNLTDEAANLIGQAFVLWLEKKCGKKADELKIGIGRDARITGEKLALAAAEGISSTGAKVVNCGLATTPAMFMSIVFDKTKFDGSLMITASHLPFNRNGIKFFNSDGGLEHEDIEEILKTAQNLNPKKNNSPFAENFDLLSVYAEYLKQTICKELNSTESEKPLAGLKIVVDAGNGDAGFFVEKILIPLGANTEGSEFLEPDGMFPNHIPNPENKQAMQAIQKATVQNKADLGLVFDTDVDRMSAVFHTGEEANRDSIIALFSAILAPDFPGSTIVTDSVTSDRLTFFLEKKLGLKHLRYMRGYKNVIDKCRELNEKGIVSPLAMETSGHGALKDNYYLDDGAFLAVKLIASLAKASKENKKIESFISELPPAGIEAEYRFKIKAEDFKQYGKKVLEEFKSRAIKNNLDLPENFEGVRISFHDKNAEGWLLLRLSLHDPVMPLNIEGKTQKDKDEIVKIAKELVSGFELLDTSVLDS
- the rpsU gene encoding 30S ribosomal protein S21 codes for the protein MATINVDENENLEKAIKRFKRMVEKEGIIREYKKREYYEKPSTILNRKNKSLARKLLKKNHKPHDSKSAY
- a CDS encoding tRNA-uridine aminocarboxypropyltransferase, yielding MKIQDNNENYRQLCFKCMRPVSSCYCKYTAPINCGIKFVFLMHPKEAKKQRTGTGRLASLCLPESEILMGIDFTKNKRLEELLNDPQYYPVLLYPSPDAWTCSKEGFKETIQGKKLLAIIVDSTWFCSKKILRFSTNINSLPKFSFTGNYKSIFTFKHEPQEYCVSTIETCYYLIKELQSTGIVDKEISPEPLMTVFKQMIKFQLQKENDRIEGKLPNSHAKDWKYTRKKEIPNF